Proteins co-encoded in one Myripristis murdjan chromosome 4, fMyrMur1.1, whole genome shotgun sequence genomic window:
- the LOC115358005 gene encoding dimethylaniline monooxygenase [N-oxide-forming] 2-like isoform X1 gives MARRVAVVGAGISGLVCIKVCLDEGLEPVCFERSDDIGGLWKFKESPEPGFSGIYRSLVTNTSKEMMCFSDFPMPADYPNYMHHSQLLRYFRLYAEHFDLKRHINFQTTVRSVRQRPDFSTTGQWDVVTVNRDGEEDQHIFDGVLVCSGQYTHPVLPLGDFPGHETFTGRCYHSWEYKDADAFRGKKVVVVGIGNSGGDVAVEISRSAEKTFLSTRDGAWVVGRMSTNGLPLDMTAITRLTHVLTLLLPKALVNWVAQRDLNHKYDHRLYGLMPRHRLLDKRVVINDDLPGQILQGALVMKSNLQGFQGSALVFEDGTVEENIDAVVFCTGYKTIFSFLPPSLSWGPDGEMTLYKRLFPPSLECHTLAIMGLIQAKGPIMPIVEMQARWATRVIAGLCHLPPQETMLSVIESDRRRNMKSYSCPKQAALQVTYISYLDFIADEIGVRPSIFRLLLRDPVLVLKVFLGPYTPYQFRLTGPGRWAGARQAILTQWERVAHPFKTRVVYEPETRLCGLCSPWMLTLVGGALIMTMLFKYFELLDKLSRAPGRHVPQ, from the exons GAGTCACCTGAGCCTGGGTTCTCTGGTATCTACCGCTCTTTGGTCACTAACACTTCCAAGGAGATGATGTGTTTCAGTGACTTTCCCATGCCTGCGGACTATCCAAACTATATGCACCACTCCCAGCTCCTGCGTTACTTTAGGCTCTATGCTGAACACTTTGACCTGAAAAGACACATTAATTTCCAG ACCacagtgaggagtgtgaggcAAAGGCCAGATTTCTCTACAACTGGTCAGTGGGATGTAGTGACTGTtaacagagatggagaggaagaccAGCACATCTTTGATGGAGTACTGGTATGTTCAGGCCAGTACACCCATCCTGTATTACCCTTAGGAGACTTCCCAG GTCATGAGACATTTACTGGCAGATGCTACCACAGCTGGGAATACAAAGATGCAGATGCCttcagaggaaagaaagtggTTGTGGTTGGTATTGGCAATTCTGGGGGAGACGTTGCTGTTGAGATTAGCAGATCTGCTGAAAAG ACATTCCTCAGCACACGTGATGGAGCCTGGGTGGTTGGCAGGATGTCAACCAATGGTCTTCCTTTAGACATGACAGCCATCACCAGGCTCACCCATGTCCTAACCCTCCTTCTACCCAAGGCTTTGGTCAACTGGGTGGCACAGAGAGACTTGAACCACAAATATGACCACAGATTGTACGGCTTGATGCCTAGACACAG GCTTTTAGACAAAAGAGTAGTGATCAATGATGACCTTCCTGGCCAAATCCTTCAGGGCGCGTTAGTAATGAAGTCTAACCTGCAAGGATTCCAGGGCTCTGCACTTGTGTTTGAAGATGGTACAGTGGAGGAGAACATTGATGCTGTGGTCTTCTGTACAGGTTATAAAACAATCTTCTCATTCctgcctccatctctgtcttggGGGCCTGATGGAGAGATGACCTTATACAA GAGACTGTTTCCTCCATCTCTAGAATGCCACACATTGGCCATCATGGGTCTGATCCAGGCAAAAGGACCAATCATGCCCATAGTGGAAATGCAGGCACGATGGGCCACTAGGGTCATTGCTG GTTTGTGCCATCTTCCACCTCAGGAGACAATGCTCTCGGTCATTGAGTCTGACAGGAGGAGAAACATGAAGAG CTATTCCTGTCCAAAACAGGCTGCGCTGCAGGTGACCTATATCTCCTACCTGGACTTCATAGCTGATGAG ATAGGGGTTCGACCAAGCATCTTCAGACTACTGCTGAGAGATCCTGTGCTGGTACTGAAGGTCTTCCTGGGTCCCTACACCCCGTATCAGTTCCGTCTGACCGGGCCTGGACGGTGGGCTGGAGCTCGTCAGGCCATACTCACTCAGTGGGAGCGGGTGGCCCACCCTTTCAAGACTAGAGTGGTATATGAACCAGAGACCAGGCTGTGTGGCCTCTGCTCCCCCTGGATGCTTACACTAGTAGGAGGAGCTCTCATAATGACTATGCTCTTCAAGTATTTTGAGCTTCTGGACAAGCTCAGTAGGGCACCTGGCAGACACGTACCACAATAA
- the LOC115358005 gene encoding dimethylaniline monooxygenase [N-oxide-forming] 2-like isoform X3 gives MARRVAVVGAGISGLVCIKVCLDEGLEPVCFERSDDIGGLWKFKESPEPGFSGIYRSLVTNTSKEMMCFSDFPMPADYPNYMHHSQLLRYFRLYAEHFDLKRHINFQTTVRSVRQRPDFSTTGQWDVVTVNRDGEEDQHIFDGVLVCSGQYTHPVLPLGDFPGHETFTGRCYHSWEYKDADAFRGKKVVVVGIGNSGGDVAVEISRSAEKTFLSTRDGAWVVGRMSTNGLPLDMTAITRLTHVLTLLLPKALVNWVAQRDLNHKYDHRLYGLMPRHRLLDKRVVINDDLPGQILQGALVMKSNLQGFQGSALVFEDGTVEENIDAVVFCTGYKTIFSFLPPSLSWGPDGEMTLYKRLFPPSLECHTLAIMGLIQAKGPIMPIVEMQARWATRVIAGLCHLPPQETMLSVIESDRRRNMKSYSCPKQAALQVTYISYLDFIADEF, from the exons GAGTCACCTGAGCCTGGGTTCTCTGGTATCTACCGCTCTTTGGTCACTAACACTTCCAAGGAGATGATGTGTTTCAGTGACTTTCCCATGCCTGCGGACTATCCAAACTATATGCACCACTCCCAGCTCCTGCGTTACTTTAGGCTCTATGCTGAACACTTTGACCTGAAAAGACACATTAATTTCCAG ACCacagtgaggagtgtgaggcAAAGGCCAGATTTCTCTACAACTGGTCAGTGGGATGTAGTGACTGTtaacagagatggagaggaagaccAGCACATCTTTGATGGAGTACTGGTATGTTCAGGCCAGTACACCCATCCTGTATTACCCTTAGGAGACTTCCCAG GTCATGAGACATTTACTGGCAGATGCTACCACAGCTGGGAATACAAAGATGCAGATGCCttcagaggaaagaaagtggTTGTGGTTGGTATTGGCAATTCTGGGGGAGACGTTGCTGTTGAGATTAGCAGATCTGCTGAAAAG ACATTCCTCAGCACACGTGATGGAGCCTGGGTGGTTGGCAGGATGTCAACCAATGGTCTTCCTTTAGACATGACAGCCATCACCAGGCTCACCCATGTCCTAACCCTCCTTCTACCCAAGGCTTTGGTCAACTGGGTGGCACAGAGAGACTTGAACCACAAATATGACCACAGATTGTACGGCTTGATGCCTAGACACAG GCTTTTAGACAAAAGAGTAGTGATCAATGATGACCTTCCTGGCCAAATCCTTCAGGGCGCGTTAGTAATGAAGTCTAACCTGCAAGGATTCCAGGGCTCTGCACTTGTGTTTGAAGATGGTACAGTGGAGGAGAACATTGATGCTGTGGTCTTCTGTACAGGTTATAAAACAATCTTCTCATTCctgcctccatctctgtcttggGGGCCTGATGGAGAGATGACCTTATACAA GAGACTGTTTCCTCCATCTCTAGAATGCCACACATTGGCCATCATGGGTCTGATCCAGGCAAAAGGACCAATCATGCCCATAGTGGAAATGCAGGCACGATGGGCCACTAGGGTCATTGCTG GTTTGTGCCATCTTCCACCTCAGGAGACAATGCTCTCGGTCATTGAGTCTGACAGGAGGAGAAACATGAAGAG CTATTCCTGTCCAAAACAGGCTGCGCTGCAGGTGACCTATATCTCCTACCTGGACTTCATAGCTGATGAG TTCTAA
- the LOC115358005 gene encoding dimethylaniline monooxygenase [N-oxide-forming] 2-like isoform X2: MMCFSDFPMPADYPNYMHHSQLLRYFRLYAEHFDLKRHINFQTTVRSVRQRPDFSTTGQWDVVTVNRDGEEDQHIFDGVLVCSGQYTHPVLPLGDFPGHETFTGRCYHSWEYKDADAFRGKKVVVVGIGNSGGDVAVEISRSAEKTFLSTRDGAWVVGRMSTNGLPLDMTAITRLTHVLTLLLPKALVNWVAQRDLNHKYDHRLYGLMPRHRLLDKRVVINDDLPGQILQGALVMKSNLQGFQGSALVFEDGTVEENIDAVVFCTGYKTIFSFLPPSLSWGPDGEMTLYKRLFPPSLECHTLAIMGLIQAKGPIMPIVEMQARWATRVIAGLCHLPPQETMLSVIESDRRRNMKSYSCPKQAALQVTYISYLDFIADEIGVRPSIFRLLLRDPVLVLKVFLGPYTPYQFRLTGPGRWAGARQAILTQWERVAHPFKTRVVYEPETRLCGLCSPWMLTLVGGALIMTMLFKYFELLDKLSRAPGRHVPQ, translated from the exons ATGATGTGTTTCAGTGACTTTCCCATGCCTGCGGACTATCCAAACTATATGCACCACTCCCAGCTCCTGCGTTACTTTAGGCTCTATGCTGAACACTTTGACCTGAAAAGACACATTAATTTCCAG ACCacagtgaggagtgtgaggcAAAGGCCAGATTTCTCTACAACTGGTCAGTGGGATGTAGTGACTGTtaacagagatggagaggaagaccAGCACATCTTTGATGGAGTACTGGTATGTTCAGGCCAGTACACCCATCCTGTATTACCCTTAGGAGACTTCCCAG GTCATGAGACATTTACTGGCAGATGCTACCACAGCTGGGAATACAAAGATGCAGATGCCttcagaggaaagaaagtggTTGTGGTTGGTATTGGCAATTCTGGGGGAGACGTTGCTGTTGAGATTAGCAGATCTGCTGAAAAG ACATTCCTCAGCACACGTGATGGAGCCTGGGTGGTTGGCAGGATGTCAACCAATGGTCTTCCTTTAGACATGACAGCCATCACCAGGCTCACCCATGTCCTAACCCTCCTTCTACCCAAGGCTTTGGTCAACTGGGTGGCACAGAGAGACTTGAACCACAAATATGACCACAGATTGTACGGCTTGATGCCTAGACACAG GCTTTTAGACAAAAGAGTAGTGATCAATGATGACCTTCCTGGCCAAATCCTTCAGGGCGCGTTAGTAATGAAGTCTAACCTGCAAGGATTCCAGGGCTCTGCACTTGTGTTTGAAGATGGTACAGTGGAGGAGAACATTGATGCTGTGGTCTTCTGTACAGGTTATAAAACAATCTTCTCATTCctgcctccatctctgtcttggGGGCCTGATGGAGAGATGACCTTATACAA GAGACTGTTTCCTCCATCTCTAGAATGCCACACATTGGCCATCATGGGTCTGATCCAGGCAAAAGGACCAATCATGCCCATAGTGGAAATGCAGGCACGATGGGCCACTAGGGTCATTGCTG GTTTGTGCCATCTTCCACCTCAGGAGACAATGCTCTCGGTCATTGAGTCTGACAGGAGGAGAAACATGAAGAG CTATTCCTGTCCAAAACAGGCTGCGCTGCAGGTGACCTATATCTCCTACCTGGACTTCATAGCTGATGAG ATAGGGGTTCGACCAAGCATCTTCAGACTACTGCTGAGAGATCCTGTGCTGGTACTGAAGGTCTTCCTGGGTCCCTACACCCCGTATCAGTTCCGTCTGACCGGGCCTGGACGGTGGGCTGGAGCTCGTCAGGCCATACTCACTCAGTGGGAGCGGGTGGCCCACCCTTTCAAGACTAGAGTGGTATATGAACCAGAGACCAGGCTGTGTGGCCTCTGCTCCCCCTGGATGCTTACACTAGTAGGAGGAGCTCTCATAATGACTATGCTCTTCAAGTATTTTGAGCTTCTGGACAAGCTCAGTAGGGCACCTGGCAGACACGTACCACAATAA